The Roseimicrobium gellanilyticum genome contains a region encoding:
- a CDS encoding outer membrane beta-barrel protein, translated as MKALPILLLALGLSLPAFGGEVYTSTKNTVTPPPPPAGCDCFAPGLTLGIFGAGILPDSEEDDALGGGALLEYFFTENIGLQGSYGIFATGSEHHEFDAALVVRFPITEVCIAPYVMGGAGYATNSEENWNWFAGAGLDVRLPEADCLGIFADGAYHWGEDDSGDFTIVRVGLKFKL; from the coding sequence GGGCCTCTCCCTCCCCGCTTTTGGCGGTGAGGTCTATACCTCCACCAAGAACACCGTCACTCCGCCACCACCTCCCGCAGGTTGTGATTGCTTCGCTCCCGGGCTCACCCTCGGTATCTTCGGCGCGGGCATCCTCCCGGACAGCGAGGAAGATGACGCTCTCGGCGGCGGCGCTCTCTTGGAGTACTTCTTCACGGAGAACATCGGCCTGCAGGGCAGCTACGGCATCTTTGCCACCGGCAGTGAGCATCACGAGTTTGACGCGGCACTCGTTGTGCGCTTCCCCATCACGGAAGTCTGCATCGCTCCCTATGTGATGGGTGGCGCGGGCTATGCGACCAATTCGGAAGAGAACTGGAACTGGTTCGCTGGTGCCGGCCTTGATGTGCGCCTTCCGGAAGCTGACTGCCTGGGCATCTTTGCCGATGGCGCCTATCACTGGGGTGAAGATGACTCCGGTGATTTCACGATTGTTCGCGTGGGTCTCAAGTTCAAGCTGTAG